The genomic window TTTCAAAGCATCTTCAGATCCTTACAGAATGTGAATTATTGAAGTCCGAACAAAACGGTCGCGAGATTATTTACCATTTAAATCCAGTAAAAATGAAAGAAATTGCAGATTTTATAGAACCTTTCCGTAAAATGTGGGACGAAAAATTCAATAAACTGGAAAGTGTGATGAAAGCGTATCAGAATAGAGAGGCGTGATTCGAGATGTGAATTTCGAGGTTTGGGTTTTAGCGATGTAAGTTAAATTTACAAACACAGAACCTAATAAAAACCCCTTTATTCATAACTTTAACCTCAATAACTCGAATCCTGTATCACAAAATACTTAACTCGAACCACAAATCCTCTCAAAATATGGAACTAAAAACAAAAATACACGCTGAAGACGGAAAACAGGAACTTTTCATCACCAGAGAGTTTGATCTGCCTGTTGAATTGCTATTCAAGGCCTATACAGAAGCCGAACTTTTCGAGCAATGGATGGGAACAAAAGTGACAAAATTTGAGAATAAACAACACGGAAGTTACCGATTTGAAACCTCAAACCCACAAGGTGAAGTCGTTTTCAGTGCCAATGGAACCATCCATGAAATTATTCTGAACGAGAAAATTATAAGGACTTTCCAAATGGAAAACACTCCTTTTCCCGCTCAGTTTGAGTTTTTAGAATTTGAAAAACTAACGGATACCACCAGCAAAATCACGATCCAAACCATTTATAAATCTGTAGACTTCAGAGACCAGCACCTGAAAATGCCTTTTGCATCGGGAATTAATATGGTACATAATCGGTTACAGGAAATATTGAACGGGATCGTGTTTCGGGATCCGGGTTTAAGGCATAAATTATTATCATCTAAATCCCCCTAACAAGCATCTCAAAACTCCCTCCAAATCACGCATCTCACATCTCTTAACCCGAACCCCTAAAATCCAACCACATGAATCCAAAAGTTGATTTCTTCTTTGATAAAGCCCGACAATGGCAAAAAGAATTTGAAAAATTAAGAACAATCGCCCTGGAAACAGAGCTTGTAGAAGATTTGAAATGGGGCTGCCCTTGTTACACGTTTGAAGGAAAAAATATTTTTTTAATTCACGGTTTTAAAGAATATTGTGCGCTCCTCTTTTTCAAAGGCGCCTTAATGAAGGACTCTGAAAATATTTTAATTCAGCAAACTGAAAATGTACAGGCTTCAAGACAGATCCGTTTTACAGACGTACAACAAATTATTGATTTAGAAAAAATACTCAAAGCTTATATGTTTGAAGCTGTTGAAATTGAAGAATCAGGAGCAAAGGTCGAAATGAAGAAAACCAAAGAATTCGAAATGCCGGAAGAATTTCAACAAAAACTAGATGAAAATTCCAAATTAAAAGAAGCTTTTGAAGCGTTAACCCCGGGAAGACAACGCGCTTACCTACTCTATTTTTCTTCAGCCAAGCAATCCAAAACCAGGATATCAAGAATTGAAAAATATATTCCGGAGATTCTTGATGGAAAAGGCTTAAATGATTAAAACGATAAACAATAAAAAATGGAAACACAAAACAAATCACAAAAAAGAAACAAAATCATCTACTGGGTTTTTACCCTTTGGATGTCTTTGGGAATGGTTTCAACAGCAATTGTTCAATTAATGAAAAATAAAGATGAGCTGACCAATTTCACCCATCTCGGCTACCCTTCTTATTTAATGACCATTATCGGAGTCTGGAAAATTTTGGGTGTTATTACCGTTTTAATTCCCAAATTCCCATTGTTAAAAGAATGGGCTTATGCAGGTTTTTTCTTCGTTATGTCCGGAGCGGTTATTTCGCATATTACTGTTAATGATCCGTTTAGCAAAACTTTCCCGGCAGTTTTATTACTTGTTTTAGTGATTATTTCTTGGTATTTTAGACCTGCCGACAGAAAACTCTCTGTAAATTAACCCTGATCACCATAACAAAATTAAATATGAACAAAAAGAAACTTTCCACCACACAAAACGAAGAGCTTTTAAAGGTTCTGAAAACCCGTTTTGAGAAAAATATGAGCCGTCACAAAGGGCTGGACTGGGAAAAAATTCAGGCAAAGCTGGAGAAAAACCCTGAAAAAATATGGTCCTTACACCAAATGGAAGAAACTGACGGCGAACCCGATGTGGTGAGCTACGATAAAAAAACCGACGAATATTTTTTCTTCGACTGCTCTCCGGAAAGTCCGAAACGCAGAAGCCTTTGCTACGATTATCCTGCCTGGGAAGCCAGAAAAGCGAATAAACCTGAAAACAATGTTATTGACAAAGCTTCGGAGATGGGTATAGAATTGCTCACTGAAGAACAATATCGCCAGCTCCAGGAATTAGGAAAGTTTGATCTGAAAACTTCGAGTTGGATAAAAACTCCTGCAGCCATCAGAGAATTAGGAGGCGCTGTTTTCTGTGATCGCCGTTATAATACTGTTTTTACCTATCATAACGGAGCGGATTCTTATTATGCAGCGAGAGGTTTCAGAGGGTGCCTGAAAGTCTAATTTTTTACAATAATTCAATAATAAAATGATTATTTTAGCGACTTCGAAATTTAGCTAACCCAACAAAAAAGGATTATGAAAAAGTTGATCTTATTAAGTTCACTATCAGTTTTTTTAATGAACTGCAATAAAAAGACAGAAACGGCTGCTCCAAAAGCAGAAACAGATTCTACAGCAACCGCAGAAGCGGTAACTGATACTTTAGGACCAAAATCATTCTGTTATATGGGAGTAACCGGAAAGGACTCCGTATTTGCCAGTATTGATGACAATTTGGGAACCATCACCGGAAAGATGTCTTACAAAAATGCTGAAAAGGACAGTAATAAAGGTGATGTTTCCGGATATAGATCGGGAGATACCTTAAAATTAACTTATGAATTTGAATCTGAAGGCAAAAAAAGCGCAAGAGATATTTTCTTCATTCAAAAAGATAATTCTTTAGTAGAAGGCATTGGAGCCCATAAAGAAGAAAACGGGCAGGTAAAATATGCCAGTGAAAAAAACATCAGCTATAAAGACGGCCAAAAACTGGAAACAGCCGATTGCAATCTTGTAAATAAAGGTTTAAAATAAAGAAAAATGCAACTTGCTTAAGTTGCATTTTTTTATAGTTCTGTTTTGATGATTTCAATAAACTCATTGACAGGTTCATCATTGGTATTCCAGGAAGTAATAAGCCGGATTGCGGAAAAATTTTCATCTATTTTTTTCCAGACATAAAAATCAAATTTTTCAGTTAGTTTCTGAATAAGTTCATTGCTCAAAATCGGGAAAATCTGGTTGGTATAAGTATCCGAAAGAAACTGTACTCCCCTTTCTTTCATCGCATTTTTAATCT from Chryseobacterium camelliae includes these protein-coding regions:
- a CDS encoding ArsR/SmtB family transcription factor, whose protein sequence is MNLRRDVFQAIADPTRRSILMLVAAQSMTAGAIASNFDTARPTVSKHLQILTECELLKSEQNGREIIYHLNPVKMKEIADFIEPFRKMWDEKFNKLESVMKAYQNREA
- a CDS encoding SRPBCC family protein — translated: MELKTKIHAEDGKQELFITREFDLPVELLFKAYTEAELFEQWMGTKVTKFENKQHGSYRFETSNPQGEVVFSANGTIHEIILNEKIIRTFQMENTPFPAQFEFLEFEKLTDTTSKITIQTIYKSVDFRDQHLKMPFASGINMVHNRLQEILNGIVFRDPGLRHKLLSSKSP
- a CDS encoding YdeI/OmpD-associated family protein, which codes for MNPKVDFFFDKARQWQKEFEKLRTIALETELVEDLKWGCPCYTFEGKNIFLIHGFKEYCALLFFKGALMKDSENILIQQTENVQASRQIRFTDVQQIIDLEKILKAYMFEAVEIEESGAKVEMKKTKEFEMPEEFQQKLDENSKLKEAFEALTPGRQRAYLLYFSSAKQSKTRISRIEKYIPEILDGKGLND
- a CDS encoding DoxX family protein, whose protein sequence is METQNKSQKRNKIIYWVFTLWMSLGMVSTAIVQLMKNKDELTNFTHLGYPSYLMTIIGVWKILGVITVLIPKFPLLKEWAYAGFFFVMSGAVISHITVNDPFSKTFPAVLLLVLVIISWYFRPADRKLSVN
- a CDS encoding DUF4256 domain-containing protein, giving the protein MNKKKLSTTQNEELLKVLKTRFEKNMSRHKGLDWEKIQAKLEKNPEKIWSLHQMEETDGEPDVVSYDKKTDEYFFFDCSPESPKRRSLCYDYPAWEARKANKPENNVIDKASEMGIELLTEEQYRQLQELGKFDLKTSSWIKTPAAIRELGGAVFCDRRYNTVFTYHNGADSYYAARGFRGCLKV